The Streptomyces sp. NBC_00440 genome contains a region encoding:
- a CDS encoding bifunctional aldolase/short-chain dehydrogenase encodes MPRPVPEVPEVPDESAVPEVPESAQASQTTQPTQPPEVAALLARSNRLGSDPRNTNYAGGNTSAKGAGIDPVTGRDTELLWVKGSGGDLGTLTPSGLAVVRLDRLRALADVYPGVDREDEMVAAFDHCLHGRGGAAPSIDTAMHGLVDAPHVDHLHPDSGIALACAADGEKLTADCFGDRVVWVPWRRPGFQLGLDIAAVKAANPRAVGCVLGGHGITAWGATAEECEERSLFIIRTAEEYLARRGRPEPFGPVREGYTPLPRAERRARAAALAPVIRALASADRPQVGHFSDADTVLDFLSRTAHPRLAALGTSCPDHFLRTKVRPLILDLPPAAPVDEVIVRLRELHAAYREEYRAYYERYATPASPAMRGADPAIVLVPGVGMFSFGKDKQTARVAGEFYLNAVQVMRGAEAVSTYAPIGEAEKFRIEYWELEEAKLRRMPAPKPLATRVALVTGAGSGIGRAIARRLAAEGACVVVADRDGAGAARVADELGGPDHAVAVTVDVTSEAQITAAFDRAALAFGGVDLVVNNAGISLSRPLLETTADDWDRQHSIMARGSFLVSREAARMMTAQGLGGDIVYVVSKNAVFAGPRNIAYSATKADQAHQVRLLAAELGEHSIRVNGVNPDGVVRGSGIFAGGWGAERAAVYGVEEEKLGEFYARRTLLKREVLPEHVANAVYALTGGDLSHTTGLLVPVDAGVAAAFLR; translated from the coding sequence ATGCCGCGCCCGGTGCCGGAAGTACCGGAAGTCCCCGACGAATCGGCAGTCCCCGAAGTACCCGAATCCGCGCAGGCCTCACAGACCACGCAGCCCACGCAGCCCCCTGAGGTCGCGGCGCTGCTGGCACGCTCCAACCGGCTCGGCTCCGATCCGCGCAACACCAACTACGCGGGCGGCAACACATCGGCCAAGGGCGCAGGCATCGACCCGGTGACCGGCCGGGACACCGAGCTGCTCTGGGTGAAGGGCTCGGGCGGCGACCTGGGCACGCTCACCCCGTCGGGGCTCGCCGTTGTGCGGCTGGACCGGCTGCGCGCGCTCGCCGATGTCTACCCCGGCGTCGACCGCGAGGACGAGATGGTCGCCGCCTTCGACCACTGCCTCCACGGCAGAGGCGGCGCGGCGCCCTCCATCGACACCGCGATGCACGGCCTGGTCGATGCCCCGCATGTCGACCATCTGCACCCCGACTCGGGGATCGCGCTGGCCTGCGCCGCCGACGGGGAGAAGCTCACGGCCGACTGCTTCGGGGACCGGGTGGTGTGGGTGCCGTGGCGGCGGCCGGGGTTCCAGCTGGGGCTCGACATCGCAGCGGTCAAGGCCGCCAACCCGCGGGCCGTCGGCTGTGTGCTCGGCGGCCATGGGATCACCGCCTGGGGCGCGACGGCCGAGGAGTGCGAGGAGCGTTCGCTCTTCATCATCCGCACCGCCGAGGAGTATCTGGCCCGGCGCGGCAGGCCCGAGCCGTTCGGCCCCGTACGGGAGGGGTACACGCCGCTGCCGCGGGCCGAGCGGCGGGCCAGGGCCGCCGCCCTGGCGCCGGTGATACGCGCTCTCGCCTCCGCCGACCGGCCGCAGGTCGGGCACTTCAGCGACGCGGACACGGTGCTCGACTTCCTGTCCCGTACCGCGCACCCCCGGCTCGCCGCCCTCGGCACCTCGTGCCCCGACCACTTCCTGCGGACCAAGGTGCGCCCGCTGATCCTGGACCTGCCGCCCGCCGCCCCGGTGGACGAGGTGATCGTCCGGCTGCGCGAGCTGCACGCCGCTTACCGTGAGGAGTACCGGGCGTACTACGAGCGGTACGCGACGCCCGCCTCGCCCGCGATGCGCGGCGCCGATCCGGCGATCGTGCTGGTGCCCGGGGTGGGGATGTTCTCCTTCGGCAAGGACAAGCAGACGGCGCGCGTGGCCGGGGAGTTCTACCTCAACGCGGTCCAGGTGATGCGCGGGGCCGAGGCCGTCTCCACGTACGCGCCCATCGGCGAGGCGGAGAAGTTCCGTATCGAGTACTGGGAGCTGGAGGAGGCCAAGCTCCGCCGGATGCCCGCGCCCAAACCCCTCGCCACCCGGGTCGCGCTGGTGACCGGCGCCGGTTCGGGCATCGGCCGGGCCATCGCGCGGCGGCTGGCCGCCGAGGGGGCCTGTGTGGTCGTCGCCGACCGGGATGGAGCGGGCGCCGCCCGGGTCGCCGACGAGCTGGGCGGCCCCGACCACGCCGTCGCGGTGACCGTGGACGTCACATCGGAGGCGCAGATTACCGCGGCCTTCGACCGGGCCGCGCTGGCCTTCGGGGGCGTCGACCTGGTCGTCAACAACGCCGGGATCTCGCTGTCGAGGCCGCTGCTGGAGACCACGGCCGACGACTGGGACCGCCAGCACTCGATCATGGCGCGCGGCTCGTTCCTGGTGTCCCGCGAGGCGGCCCGGATGATGACCGCGCAGGGGCTCGGCGGCGACATCGTCTACGTCGTGTCCAAGAACGCGGTCTTCGCGGGCCCCCGCAACATCGCGTACTCCGCGACCAAGGCGGACCAGGCACACCAGGTGCGGCTGCTCGCCGCCGAGCTGGGCGAGCACTCGATCCGGGTCAACGGGGTCAACCCGGACGGTGTGGTGCGCGGTTCGGGGATCTTCGCGGGTGGCTGGGGCGCCGAACGGGCAGCGGTGTACGGGGTGGAGGAGGAGAAGCTCGGCGAGTTCTACGCCCGGCGGACCCTGCTCAAGCGCGAAGTGCTGCCGGAGCATGTCGCGAACGCGGTCTACGCGCTGACCGGCGGGGATCTGTCGCACACCACCGGGCTGCTGGTGCCGGTCGACGCGGGCGTGGCCGCCGCGTTCCTGCGGTGA
- a CDS encoding TFIIB-type zinc ribbon-containing protein, producing the protein MQCPKCHAPMHTYNRNGVQIEQCSGCRGIFLDYGELESLTRLESQWGQQAPPQAYQAPPQAPVWGAPQQHGGHYGGHHDSHHGHHNRGFGHMLFSS; encoded by the coding sequence GTGCAGTGTCCCAAGTGCCATGCCCCGATGCACACGTACAACCGCAATGGCGTCCAGATCGAGCAGTGCAGCGGCTGCCGGGGGATATTCCTCGACTACGGGGAGCTGGAATCGCTGACCCGTCTTGAATCCCAGTGGGGCCAGCAGGCGCCGCCACAGGCCTATCAGGCCCCGCCGCAGGCACCGGTCTGGGGCGCCCCGCAGCAGCACGGCGGCCACTACGGCGGTCACCACGACAGCCATCACGGCCACCACAACAGGGGCTTCGGCCACATGCTGTTCTCCTCCTGA
- a CDS encoding rhamnulokinase, producing the protein MAGRVETAGGAGRLDLTELHRFRNVPVRLPGGLHWNLPSLYQGVLDGLREAARRGGVASVGIDSWAVDYGLLDADGALLGLPRHYRDPRTADVAEQVRREVGAGELYRVCGLQHLPFNTLYQLAADRGGAQPAVARRLLLIPDLLTYWLTGSVGAELTNASTTGLLEAGTGLWSRELTARLGIDPALLPPLRAPGDPAGVLLPYVADATGLRPGTAVTTVASHDTASAVAAVPADGPGFAYVSAGTWSLAGLELAAPVLTEQARAANFTNERGVEGTWRFLRNIMGLWLLEESLRTWERAGQPAGLGPLLDAAAGARPFVSLIDPDDPVFVSPGDMPARIAAFCVRTGQPRPADRGAVVRCILESLALAHRRVLRRAAALADREITRIHLVGGGSRNALLCQLTADATGIPVIAGPAEAAALGNVLVQARAHGLVGGLSEMRGLIAATQPLRRYEPGPDRNGWAAAEARIGGHPGGAP; encoded by the coding sequence ATGGCCGGCCGGGTGGAGACCGCGGGCGGCGCCGGCCGGCTGGACCTCACCGAGCTGCACCGGTTCCGCAATGTGCCGGTGCGGCTGCCGGGCGGGCTGCACTGGAATCTGCCGTCGCTGTACCAGGGCGTGCTGGACGGGCTGCGGGAGGCGGCCCGCCGGGGCGGTGTCGCCTCGGTGGGCATCGACAGCTGGGCGGTCGACTACGGGCTGCTCGACGCGGACGGGGCGCTGCTCGGGCTGCCCCGCCACTACCGCGATCCGCGCACCGCCGATGTGGCCGAACAGGTCAGACGGGAGGTGGGTGCCGGGGAGCTGTACCGGGTGTGCGGGCTCCAGCATCTGCCGTTCAACACGCTGTACCAGCTGGCCGCCGATCGGGGCGGCGCGCAGCCGGCGGTGGCGCGCCGGCTGCTGCTGATCCCCGATCTGCTGACGTACTGGCTGACCGGTTCGGTGGGCGCCGAGCTCACCAACGCCTCGACCACCGGGCTGCTGGAGGCCGGCACCGGGCTCTGGTCGCGGGAACTGACCGCCCGGCTCGGCATCGACCCGGCGCTGCTGCCGCCGCTGCGGGCGCCCGGGGACCCGGCCGGGGTGCTGCTGCCGTACGTGGCCGATGCGACCGGGCTGCGGCCGGGCACCGCTGTCACGACCGTGGCCTCGCACGACACGGCTTCCGCGGTGGCCGCGGTGCCGGCGGACGGGCCGGGGTTCGCGTACGTCTCGGCGGGCACCTGGTCACTGGCCGGTCTTGAACTGGCCGCCCCCGTCCTCACCGAGCAGGCGCGGGCTGCCAATTTCACCAATGAGCGCGGAGTGGAAGGCACCTGGCGTTTCCTGCGCAACATCATGGGGCTGTGGCTTCTGGAGGAGTCCCTGCGCACCTGGGAGAGGGCGGGGCAGCCGGCCGGGCTCGGCCCGCTGCTGGACGCGGCGGCCGGGGCGCGGCCCTTCGTCTCACTGATCGACCCGGACGACCCGGTCTTCGTCTCCCCCGGTGACATGCCGGCCAGGATCGCCGCGTTCTGCGTACGGACGGGCCAGCCGCGTCCGGCGGACCGGGGCGCTGTGGTGCGCTGCATCCTGGAGAGCCTGGCGCTGGCCCACCGCAGAGTGCTGCGCCGGGCCGCCGCTCTGGCCGACCGGGAGATCACCCGGATCCATCTGGTGGGCGGCGGGTCGCGCAACGCGCTGCTGTGCCAGTTGACGGCCGACGCGACGGGTATTCCGGTGATCGCCGGGCCCGCGGAGGCGGCGGCCCTCGGCAATGTGCTGGTGCAGGCACGGGCCCACGGGCTGGTCGGGGGGCTGTCCGAGATGCGGGGGCTGATCGCCGCCACGCAGCCGCTGCGCAGATACGAACCGGGGCCGGACCGCAACGGCTGGGCAGCCGCGGAGGCGCGGATCGGCGGGCATCCGGGCGGGGCGCCATAG
- a CDS encoding aminotransferase class IV yields MKIWVNGGLRDADTALVSVLDHGLTVGDGIFETVKATGGRTFALTRHLDRLTRSARGLGLPDPDLDEVRRACTAVLDANPVELGRLRITYTGGLSPLGSDRGDAGPTLVVALGATKRRPDTTAAVTVPWTRNERSALAGLKTTSYAENVVALARAHEHGATEALFANTTGALCEGTGSNVFVVVDGELHTPPLSSGCLAGITRALAVEWTGARETELPLDVLERAEEIFLTSTLRDVQAVHRIDGRQLADAPGPVTSKAMRIWDERAADRLDP; encoded by the coding sequence ATGAAGATCTGGGTCAACGGCGGGCTGCGGGACGCGGACACCGCCCTGGTCTCGGTGCTCGACCACGGGCTGACCGTGGGCGACGGCATCTTCGAGACGGTCAAGGCGACCGGGGGCCGCACGTTCGCGCTCACCCGGCACCTGGACCGGCTGACCCGCTCGGCCCGCGGACTCGGCCTGCCCGATCCCGATCTGGACGAGGTGCGCCGCGCCTGTACGGCCGTGCTCGACGCCAACCCGGTGGAGCTGGGCAGGCTGCGGATCACGTACACCGGCGGGCTCTCCCCGCTCGGCTCCGACCGCGGCGACGCGGGCCCCACCCTGGTCGTCGCACTCGGCGCGACGAAGCGCCGCCCCGACACCACCGCCGCGGTCACCGTCCCCTGGACACGGAACGAACGCAGCGCACTGGCCGGGCTGAAGACCACCTCGTACGCGGAGAACGTCGTCGCGCTCGCGCGGGCCCATGAACACGGCGCCACCGAGGCGCTGTTCGCCAACACCACGGGCGCGCTGTGCGAGGGCACCGGCTCCAACGTCTTCGTCGTGGTCGACGGCGAACTGCACACCCCGCCGCTCTCCTCCGGCTGCCTGGCCGGTATCACCCGGGCGCTGGCAGTCGAGTGGACCGGAGCGCGGGAGACCGAGCTGCCGCTGGACGTCCTGGAGCGGGCCGAGGAGATCTTCCTGACCTCGACGCTCCGCGATGTGCAGGCCGTCCACCGGATCGACGGACGCCAACTGGCCGACGCGCCCGGCCCGGTGACCTCGAAGGCCATGCGGATCTGGGACGAGCGCGCGGCGGACCGGCTGGATCCCTGA
- a CDS encoding serine/threonine-protein kinase, whose amino-acid sequence MTMMRLRREDPRVVGSFRLHRRLGAGGMGVVYLGSDRRGQRVALKVIRPDLAEDQEFRSRFAREVSAARRIRGGCTARLVAADLEADRPWFATQYVPGPSLHDKVADEGPLSAAEVASIGAALSEGLVAVHEAGVVHRDLKPSNILLSPKGPRIIDFGIAWATGASTLTHVGTAVGSPGFLAPEQVRGAAVTPATDVFALGATLAYAATADSPFGHGSSEVMLYRVVHEEPHLYDVHDALAPLVRACLAKDPEDRPSTLQLSMRLKEIAAREAQGLSEGRTPAQRREQEADRPTGRIAAPPTERHVPPRRAEGAQTPRPQTPRPQAPRPPAPHSGARPGPQRNTTRSGARTNGRPGARSGTGRPTSAGRRTGPSPRMIRQRLIVFVVVTLIVLLGIAAAQQF is encoded by the coding sequence ATGACGATGATGCGGCTCCGGCGCGAGGATCCGCGTGTCGTCGGCTCGTTCAGGCTTCACCGGCGCTTGGGTGCGGGCGGCATGGGTGTCGTCTACCTCGGCTCCGACCGGCGGGGGCAGCGCGTGGCGCTCAAGGTGATCCGGCCGGATCTGGCCGAGGACCAGGAGTTCCGGTCACGGTTCGCCCGTGAGGTGTCGGCCGCGCGGCGGATCAGGGGCGGGTGCACGGCCCGGCTGGTCGCCGCCGACCTGGAGGCCGACCGGCCGTGGTTCGCGACGCAGTACGTCCCCGGCCCCTCCCTGCACGACAAGGTGGCCGATGAGGGCCCGCTGTCGGCGGCCGAGGTCGCGTCCATCGGGGCCGCGCTCTCGGAGGGTCTGGTGGCGGTCCACGAGGCGGGTGTCGTCCACCGCGACCTGAAGCCGTCGAACATCCTGCTCTCCCCGAAGGGCCCCCGGATCATCGACTTCGGTATCGCGTGGGCGACCGGAGCGAGCACCCTCACCCATGTCGGTACGGCCGTGGGGTCACCGGGCTTCCTCGCGCCCGAGCAGGTGCGCGGCGCCGCGGTCACCCCGGCGACCGACGTCTTCGCGCTGGGCGCCACACTCGCGTACGCCGCGACGGCCGACTCGCCTTTCGGGCACGGCAGTTCCGAGGTGATGCTCTACCGGGTGGTGCACGAGGAGCCGCATCTGTACGACGTGCACGACGCCCTGGCGCCACTGGTGCGGGCCTGTCTCGCGAAGGACCCCGAGGACCGCCCCTCGACGCTCCAACTGTCCATGCGGCTCAAGGAGATCGCCGCCAGGGAGGCTCAGGGACTCTCCGAGGGCCGCACCCCCGCGCAGCGCCGCGAGCAGGAGGCGGACCGGCCGACGGGGCGGATCGCCGCACCCCCGACCGAGCGGCACGTCCCGCCCCGCCGGGCCGAGGGCGCCCAGACACCCAGGCCGCAGACGCCCAGGCCACAGGCGCCGCGCCCGCCGGCGCCGCACAGTGGCGCCCGGCCGGGGCCGCAGCGCAACACCACGCGCTCGGGAGCCCGTACGAACGGCCGCCCGGGGGCCAGATCGGGCACCGGCCGTCCGACCTCGGCCGGCCGCAGGACCGGGCCGAGCCCGCGGATGATCCGGCAGCGCCTGATCGTCTTCGTCGTGGTGACGCTCATCGTCCTGCTCGGGATCGCGGCGGCGCAGCAGTTCTGA
- the rhaI gene encoding L-rhamnose isomerase, producing the protein MSELSAVKAALASQTIETPSWGYGNSGTRFKVFAQPGVPRDPFEKLDDAAQVHAFTGVAPRVSLHIPWDRVDDYAALAAYAKERGLTLGAVNSNVFQDDDFKLGSVTHPDGAVRRKAVAHLLECVDIMDATGSSDLKLWFSDGTNYPGQDDVVARQDRLAEALATVYERLGDGRRMLLEYKLFEPAFYATDVPDWGTAYAHCLKLGPKAKVVVDTGHHAPGTNIEFIVAVLLREGKLGAFDFNSRFYADDDLMAGAADPFQLFRIMHEVVRNGGLEPAAQVNFMLDQCHNIEAKIPAVIRSVMNVQEATAKALTVDADALGAAQRSGDVLGANAVLMDAYNTDVRPLLAGIREEGGLHPDPVAAYLASGRQERIAAERVGGTQAGWGA; encoded by the coding sequence ATGTCTGAACTCTCGGCCGTGAAGGCCGCGCTGGCGTCGCAGACGATCGAGACCCCGTCCTGGGGTTACGGGAACTCCGGCACCCGGTTCAAGGTGTTCGCGCAGCCCGGGGTGCCCCGCGATCCCTTCGAGAAGCTGGACGACGCCGCACAGGTTCATGCCTTCACCGGGGTGGCCCCCCGCGTCTCCCTGCACATCCCCTGGGACCGGGTCGACGACTACGCCGCCCTGGCCGCGTACGCCAAGGAGCGCGGGCTGACGCTGGGCGCGGTCAACTCCAACGTCTTCCAGGACGACGACTTCAAGCTGGGATCGGTGACGCACCCCGACGGCGCGGTACGGCGCAAGGCGGTGGCGCATCTGCTGGAGTGCGTCGACATCATGGACGCGACCGGCTCGTCCGATCTGAAGCTGTGGTTCTCCGACGGCACCAACTACCCGGGCCAGGACGATGTGGTGGCCCGCCAGGACCGGCTCGCCGAGGCGCTGGCGACCGTGTACGAACGGCTGGGTGACGGCCGCCGGATGCTGCTGGAGTACAAGCTCTTCGAACCCGCCTTCTACGCGACGGACGTCCCCGACTGGGGCACGGCGTACGCCCACTGCCTGAAGCTCGGCCCGAAGGCGAAGGTCGTCGTGGACACCGGGCACCACGCACCGGGCACGAACATCGAGTTCATCGTCGCCGTGCTGCTGCGCGAAGGGAAGCTGGGGGCCTTCGACTTCAACTCCCGCTTCTACGCGGACGACGATCTGATGGCGGGAGCGGCTGACCCCTTCCAGCTGTTCCGGATCATGCACGAGGTCGTCAGGAACGGCGGTCTGGAACCGGCCGCCCAGGTCAACTTCATGCTCGACCAGTGCCACAACATCGAGGCCAAGATCCCGGCTGTCATCCGGTCGGTGATGAACGTCCAGGAGGCCACGGCGAAGGCGCTCACCGTCGACGCCGACGCACTCGGCGCGGCGCAGCGCTCGGGGGACGTGCTCGGCGCGAACGCCGTGCTGATGGACGCGTACAACACCGACGTCAGGCCGCTGCTCGCCGGGATCCGGGAGGAGGGCGGGCTGCACCCCGATCCGGTCGCCGCCTATCTCGCGTCCGGCAGGCAGGAGCGGATCGCCGCCGAGCGCGTGGGCGGCACCCAGGCCGGATGGGGTGCCTGA
- a CDS encoding chorismate-binding protein produces the protein MHRLPALARFGGRVACDLRDVTSDPAALDSTGFWAVAADFEGGLVCARFGDVRTEPVPAAVPGRWQGPAAGDWTSSLDRDAYTAGVRHIRARIAAGEVYQANLCRVLSAPLPGRGTPDIDALTALLARGNPAPYAGTIRLPAHGVEIATASPELYLRRSGRTVESGPIKGTGRTAADLLEKDHAENVMIVDLVRNDLGRVCATGSVEVPRLCAVEQHPGLVHLVSAVRGELAEGTGWSRLLASTFPPGSVTGAPKSSALRIIEALETAPRGPYCGGIGWVDADRGTAELAVGIRTFWIDRGDGPGPVLRFGTGAGITWGSDPAREWDETELKAGRLLAIASGANETIGRTTP, from the coding sequence GTGCACCGCCTCCCCGCTCTTGCCCGCTTCGGCGGCCGCGTCGCCTGTGACCTGCGCGATGTCACCAGCGACCCCGCCGCCCTGGACTCCACCGGCTTCTGGGCGGTGGCCGCGGATTTCGAGGGCGGGCTCGTCTGCGCCCGCTTCGGGGACGTACGTACGGAGCCGGTGCCCGCGGCCGTGCCCGGCCGGTGGCAGGGGCCGGCTGCCGGTGACTGGACGTCCTCGCTCGACCGCGACGCGTACACGGCGGGGGTCCGTCACATCCGTGCGCGGATCGCCGCGGGCGAGGTGTACCAGGCCAATCTCTGCCGGGTGCTCTCCGCGCCGCTGCCCGGCCGGGGGACCCCCGACATCGACGCCCTGACCGCCCTGCTCGCCCGGGGCAATCCGGCGCCGTACGCCGGGACGATCCGGCTGCCCGCGCACGGGGTGGAGATCGCGACGGCCTCCCCCGAGCTGTATCTGCGCCGCTCGGGACGGACCGTCGAGTCGGGCCCGATCAAGGGGACGGGGCGCACCGCCGCCGACCTCCTGGAGAAGGACCACGCGGAGAACGTGATGATCGTGGACCTCGTACGCAACGACCTCGGCCGGGTCTGCGCCACCGGCTCGGTCGAAGTGCCGCGGCTCTGTGCGGTCGAACAGCATCCCGGTCTCGTCCATCTCGTCTCCGCGGTCCGCGGCGAACTGGCCGAGGGGACCGGCTGGAGCCGCCTGCTGGCAAGCACCTTCCCGCCCGGCTCGGTGACCGGGGCACCCAAGTCGAGTGCGCTGCGCATCATCGAGGCGCTGGAGACCGCGCCGCGCGGGCCGTACTGCGGAGGCATCGGCTGGGTCGACGCAGACCGTGGCACGGCTGAGCTGGCCGTCGGCATCCGGACGTTCTGGATCGACCGCGGCGACGGCCCCGGGCCGGTGCTGCGCTTCGGCACCGGCGCCGGGATCACCTGGGGCTCGGACCCGGCGCGCGAGTGGGACGAGACGGAACTCAAGGCCGGCCGGCTGCTCGCGATAGCGTCCGGGGCGAACGAGACGATCGGAAGGACCACTCCATGA
- a CDS encoding DsbA family protein, with the protein MSDSSASRPVVLDVWCELQCPDCHSALDDVRALRAHYGDRLDVRLRHFPLEKHRHAYAAAQAAEEAFEQGQGWPYTEAVLARTGELASRGEPVLLETAGELGLDTDEFDTVLIDGRHMLTVDADQAEGKAIGVTGTPTYVIGGERLDGGKSQEGLRERIEEIADRLLAAGEA; encoded by the coding sequence ATGAGTGACTCCTCCGCCTCCCGCCCCGTCGTCCTGGACGTCTGGTGCGAGCTCCAGTGCCCCGACTGCCACAGCGCCCTGGACGACGTACGCGCGCTGCGCGCCCACTACGGCGACCGTCTCGACGTGCGGCTGCGCCACTTCCCGCTGGAGAAGCACCGGCATGCCTATGCGGCGGCCCAGGCGGCGGAGGAGGCCTTCGAGCAGGGGCAGGGCTGGCCGTACACGGAGGCCGTGCTGGCCCGCACCGGGGAGCTGGCCTCCCGGGGCGAGCCGGTCCTGCTGGAGACCGCCGGTGAACTCGGCCTGGACACCGATGAGTTCGACACCGTGCTGATCGACGGCCGGCACATGCTGACCGTCGACGCCGACCAGGCCGAGGGCAAGGCGATCGGTGTCACCGGCACCCCGACCTATGTCATCGGCGGCGAACGGCTGGACGGCGGCAAGAGCCAGGAAGGCCTGCGCGAGCGGATCGAGGAGATCGCCGACCGGCTGCTCGCCGCCGGCGAAGCCTGA
- a CDS encoding phosphotransferase family protein, with amino-acid sequence MTPTARTRTLGAAAERAAHPRGDGHPPYTPCPDCGREATVLTDRPDGAVVRHGTAVAKAHATDTDPAALAVRVAVAAHPLLAGILLPPLTGPARSAAGAVTVWPCGAPVDPGAPGAAPWEDAAILLARLHSVPPAALALPGPLPPMRGPAKAARALARMREARPGPAAETVLNAWCGLPGWARDEAPAPRDAFLCHGDLHLGQLVRHPADSGPWQLIDVDDLGRGDPAWDLARPAAWYAAGLLAPGAWARFLAAYRAAGGPAVCREGDPWPELDVPARALTVQTAALALAKSAAANRPLDEAERMMLDSCARIAGVPAELAPGAAS; translated from the coding sequence GTGACCCCAACCGCCAGGACACGCACGCTCGGCGCCGCCGCCGAACGCGCCGCCCACCCCCGCGGCGACGGACACCCGCCGTACACACCGTGCCCCGACTGCGGCCGCGAGGCCACCGTCCTCACCGACCGTCCCGACGGCGCCGTCGTCCGGCACGGCACCGCCGTGGCCAAGGCGCACGCCACGGACACGGATCCGGCCGCCCTCGCGGTACGGGTGGCCGTCGCCGCGCACCCCCTCCTGGCCGGCATCCTGCTGCCGCCGCTCACCGGCCCGGCGAGGAGCGCGGCCGGAGCTGTCACCGTGTGGCCCTGCGGCGCCCCCGTCGACCCCGGGGCCCCCGGCGCGGCGCCCTGGGAGGACGCCGCCATCCTGCTCGCCCGGCTGCACTCGGTACCGCCCGCCGCCCTCGCCCTGCCAGGTCCGCTGCCCCCGATGCGGGGCCCGGCCAAGGCGGCCCGCGCCCTGGCCCGGATGCGGGAGGCGCGTCCGGGACCGGCGGCCGAGACCGTACTGAACGCCTGGTGCGGACTGCCCGGCTGGGCCCGGGACGAGGCGCCCGCGCCTCGCGACGCCTTCCTCTGCCACGGTGATCTGCACCTCGGGCAGCTCGTGCGGCACCCTGCGGACAGCGGCCCGTGGCAGCTGATCGACGTGGACGACCTCGGCCGGGGCGACCCCGCCTGGGACCTGGCCCGCCCCGCGGCCTGGTACGCGGCCGGGCTGCTGGCGCCCGGCGCGTGGGCGCGGTTCCTCGCCGCGTACCGGGCGGCGGGCGGCCCCGCCGTGTGCCGGGAAGGCGACCCCTGGCCCGAACTGGACGTACCCGCACGGGCGCTGACCGTTCAGACCGCCGCTCTCGCCCTGGCCAAGTCGGCGGCAGCGAACAGACCGCTGGACGAGGCCGAGCGGATGATGCTCGATTCGTGCGCCCGAATCGCCGGTGTCCCGGCGGAGTTGGCGCCCGGAGCGGCATCGTAG
- a CDS encoding GNAT family N-acetyltransferase produces the protein MTTTLRPTGPLQQGADGAKARSYEVCVNSRPVGAVDLRTDPAFGPVGGVIGGLRIDEPDRGRGRGTVAALAAEEVLRGWGCDRVRIGIPADVTAALRMADALGYTLLNSHLLKELPGQPPELPSGVAGRRMREDEFPAWLAAAVDGYARSWTERGMPEARARAKSEADHRENLPDGPATPGVALDVLVEGGRVVGYVWVAEIELDPGRRGAFVFDVEVAGEHRGRGHGRSLMLLAEREALAAGARLIKLNVFAANTPAVRLYASLGYREVERFYAKRLL, from the coding sequence ATGACCACCACCCTGCGGCCGACCGGGCCGCTTCAGCAGGGCGCCGACGGCGCCAAGGCACGCTCCTACGAGGTCTGCGTGAACAGCCGCCCGGTGGGCGCGGTCGACCTCCGCACGGACCCCGCGTTCGGGCCCGTCGGCGGTGTGATCGGCGGGCTGCGGATCGACGAGCCCGACCGGGGGCGCGGCCGGGGCACCGTGGCCGCGCTCGCCGCCGAGGAGGTGCTGCGCGGCTGGGGGTGCGACCGGGTGCGGATCGGCATACCGGCCGACGTCACTGCCGCGCTGCGGATGGCCGACGCGCTCGGCTACACCCTGCTCAACAGCCACCTGTTGAAGGAACTGCCCGGGCAGCCGCCGGAACTGCCCTCCGGGGTGGCGGGCCGCCGGATGCGCGAGGACGAGTTCCCGGCCTGGCTGGCCGCGGCTGTCGACGGCTACGCGCGGTCCTGGACCGAGCGGGGAATGCCGGAGGCCCGGGCCCGCGCCAAGTCCGAGGCCGACCACCGGGAGAACCTTCCCGACGGGCCGGCGACCCCCGGCGTCGCCCTCGATGTCCTGGTCGAGGGCGGCCGGGTGGTCGGGTACGTCTGGGTCGCCGAGATCGAACTGGACCCCGGCCGGCGGGGCGCTTTCGTCTTCGACGTCGAGGTGGCCGGTGAGCACCGCGGGCGGGGCCACGGCCGTTCGCTGATGCTGCTCGCCGAACGCGAGGCACTGGCGGCCGGGGCGCGGCTGATCAAGCTGAACGTGTTCGCGGCCAACACCCCGGCGGTCCGGCTCTACGCGTCACTCGGCTACCGGGAGGTCGAACGCTTCTACGCCAAGCGGCTCCTCTGA